A single Klebsiella variicola DNA region contains:
- a CDS encoding hydrolase has product MSIRELLDPTNSALIFIDHQPQMSFGVANIDRQTLKNNTVALAKAGKIFNVPVIYTSVETKSFSGYIWPELLAVHPDVKPIERTSMNSWEDDAFVAAVKATGRKKLVISALWTEVCLTFPALMALEAGYEVYVVTDTSGGTSVDAHERSIDRMVQAGAVPVTWQQVLLEYQRDWSRKATYDAVMDLVREHSGAYGMGVDYAYTMVHGAPERKA; this is encoded by the coding sequence ATGTCTATTCGTGAACTGCTCGATCCCACTAATTCCGCACTTATCTTTATTGACCACCAGCCGCAGATGTCATTTGGCGTGGCGAATATCGATCGCCAGACCCTGAAAAATAACACCGTGGCGCTGGCGAAAGCGGGCAAAATTTTTAATGTGCCGGTGATTTATACCTCCGTAGAGACCAAAAGCTTCAGCGGTTATATCTGGCCGGAATTATTGGCCGTGCATCCTGACGTCAAGCCGATTGAACGTACCTCAATGAACTCCTGGGAAGACGACGCGTTTGTGGCGGCGGTGAAAGCGACCGGCCGTAAAAAGCTGGTGATTTCCGCCCTGTGGACCGAAGTCTGCCTGACCTTCCCGGCGTTGATGGCGCTGGAGGCGGGCTACGAGGTCTATGTGGTGACGGATACCTCCGGCGGCACCTCTGTCGACGCCCATGAGCGGTCTATTGATCGGATGGTGCAGGCGGGGGCGGTGCCGGTGACCTGGCAACAGGTGCTGCTGGAGTACCAGCGCGACTGGTCGCGCAAAGCGACCTACGATGCGGTGATGGACCTCGTACGCGAACACAGCGGCGCCTACGGGATGGGCGTGGATTACGCTTATACCATGGTGCATGGCGCGCCGGAGCGTAAAGCGTAA